One Glycine max cultivar Williams 82 chromosome 4, Glycine_max_v4.0, whole genome shotgun sequence DNA segment encodes these proteins:
- the LOC100777429 gene encoding retinoblastoma-related protein 1 isoform X1, producing MSPPPAESNAMEDGKSENGGDQVESRFFEFCKNGLALEEKSCKEAANLFGETKHILLSNFSSMGNGTSEEAERYWFAFILYSVKKLIQKNDEGEKEDTENIGLSLCRILRAAKLNIADFFKELPQFVVKAGPTLSNLYGTDWENRLEAKEMHANAIHLKILSKYYKRVFGEFFVATDTNAEINSPITVHASEYHRFGWLLFLALRVHAFSRFKDLVTCTNGLISILAILIIHVPTRFWNFNIHDSSRFVKKSNKGVDLLASLCNIYNTSEDELRKTMEKANNVIADILKKQPCLASECETGNLENIDKDGLTYFKDLMEESSLPSSLSMLEKDYDYMIHNKSELDERLFINEDDSLLASVSLSGGSVSAGGVKRKFDSMASPAKTITSPLSPHRSPASHANGIPGSANSKMAATPVSTAMTTAKWLRTVISPLPSKPSPELERFLTSCDRDATSDVVRRAQIILQAIFPSSPLGERCVTGSLQSANVVDNIWAEQRRLEALKLYYRVLEAMCRAEAQVLHATNLTSLLTNERFHRCMLACSAELVLATHKTVTMLFPAVLERTGITAFDLSKVIESFIRHEESLPRELRRHLNSLEERLLESMVWEKGSSMHNSLAVARPSLSAEINSLGLLAEPMPSLDEIAMHINFSCGGLPPVPTLPKLESPSNQNGDIRSPKRNVLMERNSFTSPVKDCLLPCIILKSKLPPPPLQSAFASPTKPNPGGGGETCAETGINIFFGKIIKLGAVRISGMVERLQLSQQIRENVYSLFQRILNQWTSLFFNRHIDQIILCCFYGVAKISQLNLTFKEIVYNYRKQPHCKPQVFRSVFVDWSLARRNGVTEGQEHIDIITFYNEIFIPSVKPLLVELGPAGPTTKSDRIPEVNKNDGHLAQCPGSPKISPFPTLPDMSPKKVSATHNVYVSPLRSSKMEALISHSSKSYYACVGESTHAYQSPSKDLTAINNRLNGNRKVRGPLNFDDVDFGLVSDSMVANSLYLQNGSCASSSGAPFKSEQPDS from the exons ATGAGTCCTCCTCCAGCTGAATCCAACGCCATGGAAGACGGCAAGTCCGAGAATGGCGGCGACCAAGTCGAGTCTCGCTTCTTCGAGTTCTGCAAG AATGGGCTAGCATTGGAAGAGAAAAGCTGTAAAGAAGCAGCGAATCTGTTTGGAGAAACCAAGCATATTCTACTGTCAAATTTTTCATCAATGGGAAACGGAACG TCTGAAGAAGCAGAGAGGTATTGGTTTGCTTTTATTTTGTACTCTGTCAAAAAATTGATCCAGAAAAATGACGAgggtgagaaggaagacacTGAGAACATTGGGCTTAGCTTGTGTCGTATATTGAGAGCAGCAAAGCTTAA CATTGCAGATTTTTTCAAAGAACTTCCACAGTTTGTTGTTAAGGCTGGTCCAACTTTAAGTAATCTATATGGCACAGATTGGGAAAACAGGCTTGAG GCGAAGGAGATGCATGCCAATGCTATTCACTTGAAGATTCTTAGCAA GTACTATAAACGTGTATTTGGAGAGTTCTTTGTGGCAACTGACACAAATGCTGAAATAAACTCACCTATTACTGTTCATGCATCTGAATATCATCGATTTGGATGGTTGCTTTTCCTGGCACTTCGTGTACATGCTTTCAGCCGTTTCAAAGACTTAGTGACTTGCACTAATGGTTTAATTTCAATCTTG GCCATCTTAATTATTCATGTTCCTACTCGATTTTGGAATTTCAACATTCATGACTCCTCACGCTTTG TTAAGAAAAGTAACAAAGGTGTGGACCTCCTTGCATCACTTTGCAACATATACAACACTTCTGAAGATGAGTTGAGGAAAACCATGGAGAAAGCCAATAATGTAATAGCAGATATATTGAAGAAGCAGCCTTGCTTGGCATCTGAATGTGAAACCGGAAACCTAGAGAATATTGATAAAG ATGGTTTGACCTATTTTAAAGACCTGATGGAAGAATCGTCTCTACCTTCTAGTTTAAGTATGTTAGAAAAAGATTATGATTACATGATTCACAACAAGAGTGAATTGGATGAAAGGTTATTCATTAATGAGGATGACAGCCTATTAGCTTCAGTAAGCTTATCTGGAGGTTCTGTTTCAGCTGGTGGTGTAAAG aggaaatttgattcaatGGCATCACCTGCTAAGACCATTACAAGTCCTCTCTCACCACACCGCTCCCCCGCATCACATGCTAATGGCATCCCAGGTAGTGCAAACTCAAAGATGGCGGCCACCCCTGTAAGCACAGCAATGACTACAGCGAAGTGGCTTCGAACTGTCATTTCTCCACTTCCATCAAAGCCCTCGCCAGAGCTGGAACGGTTTTTGACATCATGTGATAGGGATGCTACGAGTGATGTGGTTCGCAGAGCACAGATTATATTGCAGGCTATATTTCCTAGTAGTCCTCTCGGAGAACGATGTGTAACTGGAAGCCTGCAAAGTGCAAACGTTGTGGACAATATATGGGCTGAACAACGAAGACTGGAAGCACTGAAGTTATACTACAGGGTATTGGAAGCAATGTGCAGAGCAGAAGCCCAAGTACTTCATGCAACTAATTTAACCTCTCTACTTACCAATGAGAGGTTCCATCGGTGTATGCTTGCATGTTCTGCAGAGTTAGTCCTGGCAACTCACAAGACTGTAACAATGTTGTTCCCTGCAGTACTAGAGAGGACTGGAATTACAGCCTTTGATCTTAGCAAGGTGATTGAAAGTTTCATTAGACATGAAGAATCTCTCCCAAGAGAATTGAGAAGACATCTGAATTCATTGGAAGAACGTCTTTTGGAGAGCATGGTATGGGAAAAGGGTTCTTCAATGCATAACTCTTTGGCAGTTGCCAGACCTTCCCTCTCTGCAGAGATAAATAGTCTTGGACTGTTAGCTGAACCAATGCCATCATTGGATGAAATTGCAATGCATATTAACTTCTCTTGTGGAGGACTGCCGCCAGTGCCTACCTTGCCCAAGCTTGAAAGCCCTTCAA ATCAGAATGGGGATATCAGATCACCCAAGCGAAATGTTTTAATGGAAAGAAATTCTTTCACTTCACCAGTGAAAGATTGCCTTCTTCCCTGTATCATCCTTAAGTCAAAACTACCCCCACCTCCTTTGCAGTCAGCATTTGCCAG CCCAACAAAGCCCAATCCAGGAGGTGGAGGGGAAACATGTGCAGAAACTGggatcaacattttttttggcAAG ATCATCAAGTTGGGAGCAGTCAGAATAAGTGGCATGGTTGAAAGGCTACAATTATCTCAGCAAATAAGGGAGAATGTATACTCTCTTTTCCAGCGGATCCTTAATCAGTGGACATCTCTCTTTTTCAACCGTCATATTGACCAAATCATCTTGTGTTGTTTCTATGGAGTTGCAAAG ATTTCACAACTCAATCTAACTTTTAAGGAGATCGTATACAACTACAGAAAGCAACCACATTGCAAACCACAAGTTTTTCGTAGTGTATTTGTTGATTGGTCATTGGCTCGCCGAAATGGGGTAACTGAAG GACAGGAGCATATTGACATAATTACCTTTTACAATGAAATATTCATTCCTTCTGTAAAGCCACTGCTTGTTGAACTTGGCCCTGCTGGACCAACTACAAAAAGCGACCGAATACCTGAAGTTAATAAAAATGATG GCCATTTAGCTCAATGTCCAGGGTCTCCTAAAATATCACCTTTCCCAACCCTTCCTGATATGTCTCCAAAAAAAGTGTCAGCCACACATAACGTATATGTCTCTCCATTACGATCGTCCAAG ATGGAGGCTCTAATATCACACAGCTCAAAAAGCTATTATGCATGTGTTGGGGAGAGCACTCATGCATATCAGAGCCCGTCAAAAGACCTGACCGCCATCAATAACCGTTTGAATGG CAACCGGAAGGTGAGAGGTCCCCTCAACTTTGATGATGTTGATTTCGGGTTGGTGAGTGACTCTATGGTTGCAAACAGCCTCTATCTGCAGAATGGAAGCTGTGCTTCATCATCAGGTGCACCATTCAAATCAGAGCAACCTGACTCCTAG
- the LOC100777429 gene encoding retinoblastoma-related protein 1 isoform X2, with product MSPPPAESNAMEDGKSENGGDQVESRFFEFCKNGLALEEKSCKEAANLFGETKHILLSNFSSMGNGTSEEAERYWFAFILYSVKKLIQKNDEGEKEDTENIGLSLCRILRAAKLNIADFFKELPQFVVKAGPTLSNLYGTDWENRLEAKEMHANAIHLKILSKYYKRVFGEFFVATDTNAEINSPITVHASEYHRFGWLLFLALRVHAFSRFKDLVTCTNGLISILAILIIHVPTRFWNFNIHDSSRFVKKSNKGVDLLASLCNIYNTSEDELRKTMEKANNVIADILKKQPCLASECETGNLENIDKDGLTYFKDLMEESSLPSSLSMLEKDYDYMIHNKSELDERLFINEDDSLLASVSLSGGSVSAGGVKRKFDSMASPAKTITSPLSPHRSPASHANGIPGSANSKMAATPVSTAMTTAKWLRTVISPLPSKPSPELERFLTSCDRDATSDVVRRAQIILQAIFPSSPLGERCVTGSLQSANVVDNIWAEQRRLEALKLYYRVLEAMCRAEAQVLHATNLTSLLTNERFHRCMLACSAELVLATHKTVTMLFPAVLERTGITAFDLSKVIESFIRHEESLPRELRRHLNSLEERLLESMVWEKGSSMHNSLAVARPSLSAEINSLGLLAEPMPSLDEIAMHINFSCGGLPPVPTLPKLESPSNQNGDIRSPKRNVLMERNSFTSPVKDCLLPCIILKSKLPPPPLQSAFASPTKPNPGGGGETCAETGINIFFGKIIKLGAVRISGMVERLQLSQQIRENVYSLFQRILNQWTSLFFNRHIDQIILCCFYGVAKISQLNLTFKEIVYNYRKQPHCKPQVFRSVFVDWSLARRNGRTGQEHIDIITFYNEIFIPSVKPLLVELGPAGPTTKSDRIPEVNKNDGHLAQCPGSPKISPFPTLPDMSPKKVSATHNVYVSPLRSSKMEALISHSSKSYYACVGESTHAYQSPSKDLTAINNRLNGNRKVRGPLNFDDVDFGLVSDSMVANSLYLQNGSCASSSGAPFKSEQPDS from the exons ATGAGTCCTCCTCCAGCTGAATCCAACGCCATGGAAGACGGCAAGTCCGAGAATGGCGGCGACCAAGTCGAGTCTCGCTTCTTCGAGTTCTGCAAG AATGGGCTAGCATTGGAAGAGAAAAGCTGTAAAGAAGCAGCGAATCTGTTTGGAGAAACCAAGCATATTCTACTGTCAAATTTTTCATCAATGGGAAACGGAACG TCTGAAGAAGCAGAGAGGTATTGGTTTGCTTTTATTTTGTACTCTGTCAAAAAATTGATCCAGAAAAATGACGAgggtgagaaggaagacacTGAGAACATTGGGCTTAGCTTGTGTCGTATATTGAGAGCAGCAAAGCTTAA CATTGCAGATTTTTTCAAAGAACTTCCACAGTTTGTTGTTAAGGCTGGTCCAACTTTAAGTAATCTATATGGCACAGATTGGGAAAACAGGCTTGAG GCGAAGGAGATGCATGCCAATGCTATTCACTTGAAGATTCTTAGCAA GTACTATAAACGTGTATTTGGAGAGTTCTTTGTGGCAACTGACACAAATGCTGAAATAAACTCACCTATTACTGTTCATGCATCTGAATATCATCGATTTGGATGGTTGCTTTTCCTGGCACTTCGTGTACATGCTTTCAGCCGTTTCAAAGACTTAGTGACTTGCACTAATGGTTTAATTTCAATCTTG GCCATCTTAATTATTCATGTTCCTACTCGATTTTGGAATTTCAACATTCATGACTCCTCACGCTTTG TTAAGAAAAGTAACAAAGGTGTGGACCTCCTTGCATCACTTTGCAACATATACAACACTTCTGAAGATGAGTTGAGGAAAACCATGGAGAAAGCCAATAATGTAATAGCAGATATATTGAAGAAGCAGCCTTGCTTGGCATCTGAATGTGAAACCGGAAACCTAGAGAATATTGATAAAG ATGGTTTGACCTATTTTAAAGACCTGATGGAAGAATCGTCTCTACCTTCTAGTTTAAGTATGTTAGAAAAAGATTATGATTACATGATTCACAACAAGAGTGAATTGGATGAAAGGTTATTCATTAATGAGGATGACAGCCTATTAGCTTCAGTAAGCTTATCTGGAGGTTCTGTTTCAGCTGGTGGTGTAAAG aggaaatttgattcaatGGCATCACCTGCTAAGACCATTACAAGTCCTCTCTCACCACACCGCTCCCCCGCATCACATGCTAATGGCATCCCAGGTAGTGCAAACTCAAAGATGGCGGCCACCCCTGTAAGCACAGCAATGACTACAGCGAAGTGGCTTCGAACTGTCATTTCTCCACTTCCATCAAAGCCCTCGCCAGAGCTGGAACGGTTTTTGACATCATGTGATAGGGATGCTACGAGTGATGTGGTTCGCAGAGCACAGATTATATTGCAGGCTATATTTCCTAGTAGTCCTCTCGGAGAACGATGTGTAACTGGAAGCCTGCAAAGTGCAAACGTTGTGGACAATATATGGGCTGAACAACGAAGACTGGAAGCACTGAAGTTATACTACAGGGTATTGGAAGCAATGTGCAGAGCAGAAGCCCAAGTACTTCATGCAACTAATTTAACCTCTCTACTTACCAATGAGAGGTTCCATCGGTGTATGCTTGCATGTTCTGCAGAGTTAGTCCTGGCAACTCACAAGACTGTAACAATGTTGTTCCCTGCAGTACTAGAGAGGACTGGAATTACAGCCTTTGATCTTAGCAAGGTGATTGAAAGTTTCATTAGACATGAAGAATCTCTCCCAAGAGAATTGAGAAGACATCTGAATTCATTGGAAGAACGTCTTTTGGAGAGCATGGTATGGGAAAAGGGTTCTTCAATGCATAACTCTTTGGCAGTTGCCAGACCTTCCCTCTCTGCAGAGATAAATAGTCTTGGACTGTTAGCTGAACCAATGCCATCATTGGATGAAATTGCAATGCATATTAACTTCTCTTGTGGAGGACTGCCGCCAGTGCCTACCTTGCCCAAGCTTGAAAGCCCTTCAA ATCAGAATGGGGATATCAGATCACCCAAGCGAAATGTTTTAATGGAAAGAAATTCTTTCACTTCACCAGTGAAAGATTGCCTTCTTCCCTGTATCATCCTTAAGTCAAAACTACCCCCACCTCCTTTGCAGTCAGCATTTGCCAG CCCAACAAAGCCCAATCCAGGAGGTGGAGGGGAAACATGTGCAGAAACTGggatcaacattttttttggcAAG ATCATCAAGTTGGGAGCAGTCAGAATAAGTGGCATGGTTGAAAGGCTACAATTATCTCAGCAAATAAGGGAGAATGTATACTCTCTTTTCCAGCGGATCCTTAATCAGTGGACATCTCTCTTTTTCAACCGTCATATTGACCAAATCATCTTGTGTTGTTTCTATGGAGTTGCAAAG ATTTCACAACTCAATCTAACTTTTAAGGAGATCGTATACAACTACAGAAAGCAACCACATTGCAAACCACAAGTTTTTCGTAGTGTATTTGTTGATTGGTCATTGGCTCGCCGAAATGGG AGAACAGGACAGGAGCATATTGACATAATTACCTTTTACAATGAAATATTCATTCCTTCTGTAAAGCCACTGCTTGTTGAACTTGGCCCTGCTGGACCAACTACAAAAAGCGACCGAATACCTGAAGTTAATAAAAATGATG GCCATTTAGCTCAATGTCCAGGGTCTCCTAAAATATCACCTTTCCCAACCCTTCCTGATATGTCTCCAAAAAAAGTGTCAGCCACACATAACGTATATGTCTCTCCATTACGATCGTCCAAG ATGGAGGCTCTAATATCACACAGCTCAAAAAGCTATTATGCATGTGTTGGGGAGAGCACTCATGCATATCAGAGCCCGTCAAAAGACCTGACCGCCATCAATAACCGTTTGAATGG CAACCGGAAGGTGAGAGGTCCCCTCAACTTTGATGATGTTGATTTCGGGTTGGTGAGTGACTCTATGGTTGCAAACAGCCTCTATCTGCAGAATGGAAGCTGTGCTTCATCATCAGGTGCACCATTCAAATCAGAGCAACCTGACTCCTAG
- the LOC100777429 gene encoding retinoblastoma-related protein 1 isoform X3 — protein MGNGTSEEAERYWFAFILYSVKKLIQKNDEGEKEDTENIGLSLCRILRAAKLNIADFFKELPQFVVKAGPTLSNLYGTDWENRLEAKEMHANAIHLKILSKYYKRVFGEFFVATDTNAEINSPITVHASEYHRFGWLLFLALRVHAFSRFKDLVTCTNGLISILAILIIHVPTRFWNFNIHDSSRFVKKSNKGVDLLASLCNIYNTSEDELRKTMEKANNVIADILKKQPCLASECETGNLENIDKDGLTYFKDLMEESSLPSSLSMLEKDYDYMIHNKSELDERLFINEDDSLLASVSLSGGSVSAGGVKRKFDSMASPAKTITSPLSPHRSPASHANGIPGSANSKMAATPVSTAMTTAKWLRTVISPLPSKPSPELERFLTSCDRDATSDVVRRAQIILQAIFPSSPLGERCVTGSLQSANVVDNIWAEQRRLEALKLYYRVLEAMCRAEAQVLHATNLTSLLTNERFHRCMLACSAELVLATHKTVTMLFPAVLERTGITAFDLSKVIESFIRHEESLPRELRRHLNSLEERLLESMVWEKGSSMHNSLAVARPSLSAEINSLGLLAEPMPSLDEIAMHINFSCGGLPPVPTLPKLESPSNQNGDIRSPKRNVLMERNSFTSPVKDCLLPCIILKSKLPPPPLQSAFASPTKPNPGGGGETCAETGINIFFGKIIKLGAVRISGMVERLQLSQQIRENVYSLFQRILNQWTSLFFNRHIDQIILCCFYGVAKISQLNLTFKEIVYNYRKQPHCKPQVFRSVFVDWSLARRNGVTEGQEHIDIITFYNEIFIPSVKPLLVELGPAGPTTKSDRIPEVNKNDGHLAQCPGSPKISPFPTLPDMSPKKVSATHNVYVSPLRSSKMEALISHSSKSYYACVGESTHAYQSPSKDLTAINNRLNGNRKVRGPLNFDDVDFGLVSDSMVANSLYLQNGSCASSSGAPFKSEQPDS, from the exons ATGGGAAACGGAACG TCTGAAGAAGCAGAGAGGTATTGGTTTGCTTTTATTTTGTACTCTGTCAAAAAATTGATCCAGAAAAATGACGAgggtgagaaggaagacacTGAGAACATTGGGCTTAGCTTGTGTCGTATATTGAGAGCAGCAAAGCTTAA CATTGCAGATTTTTTCAAAGAACTTCCACAGTTTGTTGTTAAGGCTGGTCCAACTTTAAGTAATCTATATGGCACAGATTGGGAAAACAGGCTTGAG GCGAAGGAGATGCATGCCAATGCTATTCACTTGAAGATTCTTAGCAA GTACTATAAACGTGTATTTGGAGAGTTCTTTGTGGCAACTGACACAAATGCTGAAATAAACTCACCTATTACTGTTCATGCATCTGAATATCATCGATTTGGATGGTTGCTTTTCCTGGCACTTCGTGTACATGCTTTCAGCCGTTTCAAAGACTTAGTGACTTGCACTAATGGTTTAATTTCAATCTTG GCCATCTTAATTATTCATGTTCCTACTCGATTTTGGAATTTCAACATTCATGACTCCTCACGCTTTG TTAAGAAAAGTAACAAAGGTGTGGACCTCCTTGCATCACTTTGCAACATATACAACACTTCTGAAGATGAGTTGAGGAAAACCATGGAGAAAGCCAATAATGTAATAGCAGATATATTGAAGAAGCAGCCTTGCTTGGCATCTGAATGTGAAACCGGAAACCTAGAGAATATTGATAAAG ATGGTTTGACCTATTTTAAAGACCTGATGGAAGAATCGTCTCTACCTTCTAGTTTAAGTATGTTAGAAAAAGATTATGATTACATGATTCACAACAAGAGTGAATTGGATGAAAGGTTATTCATTAATGAGGATGACAGCCTATTAGCTTCAGTAAGCTTATCTGGAGGTTCTGTTTCAGCTGGTGGTGTAAAG aggaaatttgattcaatGGCATCACCTGCTAAGACCATTACAAGTCCTCTCTCACCACACCGCTCCCCCGCATCACATGCTAATGGCATCCCAGGTAGTGCAAACTCAAAGATGGCGGCCACCCCTGTAAGCACAGCAATGACTACAGCGAAGTGGCTTCGAACTGTCATTTCTCCACTTCCATCAAAGCCCTCGCCAGAGCTGGAACGGTTTTTGACATCATGTGATAGGGATGCTACGAGTGATGTGGTTCGCAGAGCACAGATTATATTGCAGGCTATATTTCCTAGTAGTCCTCTCGGAGAACGATGTGTAACTGGAAGCCTGCAAAGTGCAAACGTTGTGGACAATATATGGGCTGAACAACGAAGACTGGAAGCACTGAAGTTATACTACAGGGTATTGGAAGCAATGTGCAGAGCAGAAGCCCAAGTACTTCATGCAACTAATTTAACCTCTCTACTTACCAATGAGAGGTTCCATCGGTGTATGCTTGCATGTTCTGCAGAGTTAGTCCTGGCAACTCACAAGACTGTAACAATGTTGTTCCCTGCAGTACTAGAGAGGACTGGAATTACAGCCTTTGATCTTAGCAAGGTGATTGAAAGTTTCATTAGACATGAAGAATCTCTCCCAAGAGAATTGAGAAGACATCTGAATTCATTGGAAGAACGTCTTTTGGAGAGCATGGTATGGGAAAAGGGTTCTTCAATGCATAACTCTTTGGCAGTTGCCAGACCTTCCCTCTCTGCAGAGATAAATAGTCTTGGACTGTTAGCTGAACCAATGCCATCATTGGATGAAATTGCAATGCATATTAACTTCTCTTGTGGAGGACTGCCGCCAGTGCCTACCTTGCCCAAGCTTGAAAGCCCTTCAA ATCAGAATGGGGATATCAGATCACCCAAGCGAAATGTTTTAATGGAAAGAAATTCTTTCACTTCACCAGTGAAAGATTGCCTTCTTCCCTGTATCATCCTTAAGTCAAAACTACCCCCACCTCCTTTGCAGTCAGCATTTGCCAG CCCAACAAAGCCCAATCCAGGAGGTGGAGGGGAAACATGTGCAGAAACTGggatcaacattttttttggcAAG ATCATCAAGTTGGGAGCAGTCAGAATAAGTGGCATGGTTGAAAGGCTACAATTATCTCAGCAAATAAGGGAGAATGTATACTCTCTTTTCCAGCGGATCCTTAATCAGTGGACATCTCTCTTTTTCAACCGTCATATTGACCAAATCATCTTGTGTTGTTTCTATGGAGTTGCAAAG ATTTCACAACTCAATCTAACTTTTAAGGAGATCGTATACAACTACAGAAAGCAACCACATTGCAAACCACAAGTTTTTCGTAGTGTATTTGTTGATTGGTCATTGGCTCGCCGAAATGGGGTAACTGAAG GACAGGAGCATATTGACATAATTACCTTTTACAATGAAATATTCATTCCTTCTGTAAAGCCACTGCTTGTTGAACTTGGCCCTGCTGGACCAACTACAAAAAGCGACCGAATACCTGAAGTTAATAAAAATGATG GCCATTTAGCTCAATGTCCAGGGTCTCCTAAAATATCACCTTTCCCAACCCTTCCTGATATGTCTCCAAAAAAAGTGTCAGCCACACATAACGTATATGTCTCTCCATTACGATCGTCCAAG ATGGAGGCTCTAATATCACACAGCTCAAAAAGCTATTATGCATGTGTTGGGGAGAGCACTCATGCATATCAGAGCCCGTCAAAAGACCTGACCGCCATCAATAACCGTTTGAATGG CAACCGGAAGGTGAGAGGTCCCCTCAACTTTGATGATGTTGATTTCGGGTTGGTGAGTGACTCTATGGTTGCAAACAGCCTCTATCTGCAGAATGGAAGCTGTGCTTCATCATCAGGTGCACCATTCAAATCAGAGCAACCTGACTCCTAG